In Psychrobacter ciconiae, the genomic window TGATTCAGCCAGTAGGCTGGCGTGACATGGCAACACCCTAAATACCTCCTAGTTTGTGGCGTGTCTTTTGACAATCCTAACGGTAGCCATAATCTTAGAATAAGACCTAAGCATCATGGTATTAGCAAAGGTCGCGGTCGGGCTTGACCGTCTAGCTGTAGGAATCCCCTCCATTTAGGGAGGGGAGGAAGTCAAAAAAAGTTAAAACGGCAATTTGGTAAAAATCTGCAATACCGTTGCGTTCACAATATCGACGAAAAACGCTCCAACCATGGGCACGATTAAAAACGCCTTTGGTGATGGCAAATAACGGTCAGTCACCGCTTGCATATTAGCAATCGCCGTTGGCGTGGCGCCCATACCAAAGCCGCAATGCCCTGCTGCCAGTACTGCTGAATCGTAGTCTTTGCCCATGATTCGAAAGGTAATAAAATAAGCATAAGCTACCATTACTACCGTTTGCACGAGCAAGATGACCAGCACAGGCCCTGCCAAATCGGTCAATTGCCAAAGCTTTAATGACAACAGCGCCATGGCTAAAAACAGACTCAAAGCGGCGTTACCAAACACGTCAATAGCGCGGTCGAACATGTCAAAGTTAAATACCATCGTCAGAACGTTTCGGATAATCACGCCGCCGCCAAGCGCCCAAACGAAGGTCGGCAGCTCAAACCAAGTGTCTTTTGCCACAATGGTCATCACGTCAGCAAATGCTAAGGCAGCAGCAAATAGCGCCAGCGTTTCAATGGCAGAGGACGCGGTAATAAAGCGCATGCTGTCTGGCTTTTCAAAGATTTCTTTGGTATCAAGACCCTCATCTTCGCTATGCTTGGTGCTATACAGCGACTGTTGACCGGCAACGCGCTCAATGTCAGTTGGGTTTGGATTGGCAAGGCTTGGCTTGACGCCCATTTTTTGGATGAGCCTGCGGGCAACCGGTCCGCCGATCACGCCCCCTGCTACCAAGCCATAAGTTGCCGCAGCAATGCCAAGAGTGGTTGCACCGACCACGCCGTATTGCTCCTCAAGGGTGATGCCCCAAGCGCCAGCGGTTCCATGACCACCGGTCAAAGCGATAGAGCCGGTCACCAAGCCCATGAGCGGATCAAGCCCCAAAATGCTTGCCATTCCAACGCCAACGATATCTTGCAAAATAATAAATACCGACACCACAACGGTAAAAATAAGCAGCGGCATGCCCCCAGCTTTTAAGCGCCCAAAGTCAGCACTCAAGCCAATGGATGCAAAAAACATCAACATACACGCCGTTTGCAAATCCTGCTGAAAGTTAAAGCTGTAGCCCCAAATCAAATTCAGCGCATAAACGATGATGGCAGCTACCAAGCCGCCTGCCACTGGTTCAGGAATATTAAAATCCTCTAAAAACTTAATTTTTTTAACCAAAAACCGCCCAAGCAGGAGCACTAAGGTTGCTAAAATCAGCGTATAGTAGCCGTTTAATGTTATTTCCATAAAATTGTCCTTTTTAAATCAGCATCGCTCCACTAAACCACGTTGTAAAAGTTTATTGGGCAATTATGAAGCACTTTCGCCCAAGCGCTTGCTTGCATTTGAATTGCATAAAGATTTTGGTCTATCCCAAAAAAATGTTATTAATAAAGTTACAATATGCCTAAATCGAGTGAGACTAGCGTAATTATAAAGAAAAGTACGCCCACCTTTTTGCAGCTTTAGGTAGGCTATCGGTAACTTTAATTATTAAACTATTGAATTATTAACATTTTTAATAAGGTCGCTCACCTTATTAGTAATAATACATTTTGATAAAATCAGGAATTATAAATTAAAAAACGCCGAAATCAATGTCGGCGTTTTTTTCAAGGTTCAAAAATGAGGCTAGACTTTATCATAACTGCCTGATAAAGCGGCTAGACGCGAGTTTCGCCATGACCGTAAACGACCCATTTTTGTGAGGTTAAGCCCTCAAGCCCAACAGGACCGCGGGCATGGATTTTGTCGGTTGAAATGCCAATTTCTGCGCCCAAACCATATTCAAAGCCATCGGCAAAGCGGCTTGAGGCGTTAATCATGACGCTTGAGGAGTCGACCTCACGGATAAAGCGCTGTGATTTGCTGTAGTTTTCGGTGATGATCACATCGGTGTGGTGGCTGCCGTGGGAGTTGATGTGGTCAATTGCCGCGTCTAAACCCTCAACGACTTTAACCGCTAAAATCGGCGCAAGGTATTCGGTATCCCAATCGTCTAAGTTTGCCGGACTTAGGTGACCTTGAAGCTTGGCATTGGCTGTTAAAATGGCATTAGCTTGGTCATCAACGCGAAGCTGCATATCGCTATCGGCATCAATGATGGCTTCGGCAATTTTTGGCAATAATTTATCGGCAACTTCTTTATCAACAAGCAGCGTTTCCATGGTGTTGCACGTGCCGTAGCGGTGCGTTTTGGCATTCACGCTGACCTTAATGGCGATGTCAGTATTAGCCTCGCTATCGATAAAGGTGTGGCAGTTGCCGTCTAAATGCTTGATGACTGGAACACGAGCATCGCGGCTGATGCGCTCAATCAAGCCTTTGCCGCCGCGCGGAACGATAACGTCAACAAAGTCAGTCATGGTAATCAGCTCGCCAACCGCCGCGCGGTCAGTGGTGTTAATCACTTGAACGCTACTTTTTGGCAGTCCTGAAGCTTCTAGTCCTTGATGGATACAGCGGGCGATGGCTTGGTTTGATTCAAACGCTTCTGAGCCGCCGCGAAGGATAATGGCATTTCCTGATTTTAGCGCAAGCGACGCCGCCTCAAGGGTCACGTTGGGGCGTGACTCGTAAATCATGCCAACCACGCCAAGCGGGACGCGCATTTTACCCAGTAAAATCCCTGAGGGGCGATAAGTCATGTCGCTAATCTCGCCAATGGGATCAGGGAGGCTTGCCACATCTTTTAAGCCTTGTAGCATGGCATCAAAGCGCGCGTCGTTCAGCTCTAATCTATCAAGCAGTGCCGGCTCAAGGTTATTTTTTTCGCCATTTTCAACGTCTTTTTTATTTGCCGCCAAAATATCCGCTTTTGCAGCCATCAATGCGTCATGAATCGCAATCAAAGCACTGTTTTTGTCATGAGTGCTAGCAGCAGCAAGCGTTCGTGAGGCGGCGCGGGCGTTTTGACCCAAAGTTGTCATGTAAGATTTAATATCATCCGTTTGGGCAGTCATTCGTTGTCCTTGTTTTTTTAGAAAAGAAAGTAATTTGGCTAAGGCTTATTAACATAGAGGAGATTGCCAAGATAGTAAAGGCAAAATCGACACGCATGCCCGTTTCAACTGACGTTAATAAGTTGTAGCGTAAAGTTACCGAGGGCAAACACAACTGCGCTGCAACGCCTAAAGTTTTCGCTAACTATTGTCAGTATAGTAAGAGGCTCAAAACTTTAGATCCGGCAGAACAATTTTGTCAGCTTATTATAATCTTTTTAAAAATCATGACCTTTTGGAGCTCTATCATGGAAATTACCTCATCACAATCTCAGCAGTCACCCTCAATCAAAGCCCTTATCGGCGTAGGATTAACCGCTGCCATGCTAACTTTGGGCGCTTGTAGCAAAAAAGAAGACGCGCCGATCGAAACTGAAACGACCGAAACCACCGTTGTAGCACCGGTTGCTGAACCTGATACCGCCGTTGCCGTAGGAGACAATCCAGATATGGCAGGGGATGACATGGGCGCTCATGATGAGGCTGGCATGGCAAATCACGACGGTATGGCAATGGATGGCGATATGAATGAGATAAATTCAGCCGATACCGCCATCGTCGGCGATGATGTGGGCGTTGCTACCGCTGACGATAGCGACATGATGGACGGCACGGATACAAATGAGCACATCTCAACCAATTAATCCGCCGCCTGATATGGCATGGGTGGTAATCAAAGCGAAATTAACAGCGATTAACCGCTAAATGATTACCTTGATGGGCGCTTTTATAATCAAAGCGTTCATGCTATAACTCAGCGCAATCTTGATTAAAATGCTAAAATATCGCTCAGACATGCCCAAACTGTCTGGGCTTTTTATTTTGTTTTTTTTCTCAAACTGGAAACTTGCTGTTCATGATTGCAACTACCGACCCAACCCAAGCTCCTGATGTTCCCAATGCTGCTAGCGCCCCCGATGTTTCTGGCACTGCTAACGCTCCCATCGCCCTTGAAATCCGCGACCTGCACAAAAGCTATGGGGCGCTGCCCGTGTTAAAAGGGGTGTCTCTCACTGCTTATGATGGCGATGTCATCTCAATTTTAGGATCGTCAGGCTCTGGCAAATCAACCTTACTGCGCTGCATCAACTTGCTAGAAAAGCCCACCCAAGGCACCATCCTCATCGGCAATGACGAGCTGCGCTTAAAAGTCGACAAATCAGGGGAGATGCAAGCGGCGGACATTAAGCAGCTTGAAAAGCTGCGTGCAAGCGTAGGATTTGTGTTTCAAAGCTTTAACCTTTGGCCGCACAAAACCATTTTGCAAAACATCATCGAAGGTCCAACCCAAGTCTTAAAAATCAAAAAAGACCAAGCCATCAGTGAAGCTGAAGTGCTGCTGAGAAAAGTCGGCTTGATCGACAAAAAAGACGCGTATCCTGCCAATTTATCCGGCGGTCAGCGTCAGCGCGTTGCCATCGCCCGTGCCCTTGCCATGAAGCCGCGTGTCTTATTATTTGATGAGCCGACCTCCGCCCTTGACCCTGAGCTTGTCAATGAAGTGCTCGCGGTGATGCGCGAGCTTGCTGAGGAAGGTCGCACCATGCTGATTGTCACCCACGAAATGCGCTTTGCCCGCGATGTGTCAAGCAAAGTGGTGTTTTTGCACCAAGGCGTCATTGAAGAGATTGGCACACCTGAGCAAGTGTTTGACAACCCAACCTCGCAGCGGGTCAAAGACTTTATGGCATCGCACCGCAATTAAGAGTTTTGCTTGGGCGCTTTGACCTTATTTTTTGCCAAGCCGTCACGGTTAAGAGGCTAAAAAGTTATTTAAAATCAGGTTAAAAGGTTGCTTTTAGCTTACCAAAAGGTTTGTTTTTGATAATTGAGTCAGGTATCATCAAAAAAATTTCGCGTTTTATAGATGATTAATGATGATTTTGACGCAATCTTCATTGCCAGTTTGCCAAAAAGGCGCGCCCTTTTTAAATTAAGGAAAAATAGTAGATGTCGACTTCTTCAGTATTGTGGTCTTCTGTGACCATTGCAGCAGCTTTAATGCTTGGCGCTTGTAGCCCATCGACTGAGCAAAATGGCGCGGCAAGCGATAGCAGCGCGAGCGGCAAAACCCTACGGATTGCCACCGAGGGCGCTTACCCGCCGTTTAACCTGACCAATTCTGATGGCAGTTTGGGCGGCTTTGATGTTGATGTGATGAACGCGCTTTGCAAGCAAATGAACGCCAAATGCGACATTGTGGCTCAAGATTGGGATGGCATTATCCCAGGGCTGTTGGCTCAAAAATACGATGCGGTGATTGCGGGGATGTCCATCACCCCTGAGCGTCAAGAAAAAGTCGATTTTACCGAGCCGTATTTTGCCAATACCATGGTTTGGCTGACCAGCAGCAATGGCAAATTTGACCCCAATAATATTCAAAACTTAACCTTGGGTGGTCAGCGCTCAACGACACCGGGCGCGTATTTGCAAGATCATTATGAAGGCAAAAACGGCAACACCGTTCAGCTTTATGACAGCTATGACAATGCTTATTTAGACTTAAAGTCCGGTCGCAGTGATGCGGTATTGGCAGAAAAAGTCTCCGCAAAAGCTTGGCTCAAAGACAACCCTGAAGGCTTTGGCATTACCGGCGATGAGATTGACAATGATGACAATATCGCCATTGCCGTTCGCAAAGGCGACACGTTAAAAAATGACTTTGACAACGCGCTAAAAGAAATCCGCGCTAATGGCGAGCTTGAGCGCATCGAAAAAGCCCATTTTGACCACTAATTTTGCAATCTTAAACGCACAGTTTTAAACGAACGGTTTTAACAGCAAATAAGCGGCAACGCTGATAAGACGACGTTTTGCTCAAGGACAATCAGATGACTTCTAACCGGAAATTTTTTGCCAAATCAGCCGTGGTTACGCTCGTTGCAGCAGGCTTGCTGACGGCTTGTAGCAACGACAGCCCTGAAGCCGGCGCGGATAGCTCAGGCGACAACGCCCAAATCAAAATCGCCACCGAATCCAGCTTTAAACCATTCAGCTACACCGATGCCAACGGCAATTTAATTGGCTATGAGATTGATTTGGTCAATGCCTTATGCGACCAGATGAACGCGGATTGTGAGGTAATTTCACAAGACTGGGACGGCTTGATTCCTGGGCTGAATGCCAAAAAATTTGATGCGGCGATTGCGGGGATGTCCATCACCCCTGAGCGTAAAGAGGTCGTTGATTTTAGCGACCCGTATTTTCATACCGGCATCATTTTGATTGGCAAAAAAGGTGACAACATCACCGTCGATGATTTAAAAGCTCAGCCGATTGCCGCTCAGCGCGCCACCGTTGCCGCGCAATATCTACAAGACAAGCATAACGAGGCGGACATTAAGCTTTATGACACGCAAGACAACGCTTATCTTGATTTAACCTCAGGTCGCGTTCGTGCCATGATGTCAGATAAAGTGGTTGGTTTGGACTGGCTGAAAACTGACGCTGGCAAGGATTATGAAGTGAAGGGCGCTGAAATCAGCTCTGATGAGGACGCCATGGGGATTGCCTTTCAAAAGGGCAACCCGATGATTAGCAAATTTAACAAGGCATTGGCTGAAATCAAAGCCAACGGCACTTATGACAACATCACCACGAGATATTTTGGCGCAGACACCAAAGCGGCAAGCGCAGGGGATGACATTAAAGACGTGGTCGTGGTCGATGATAAGTCAGCGGATTTGGCAACTGCTGAACAGTAACGGTTTTTGGCAGTATTATCATAAATCCATACCAAGCTTGCTTTGCCTTTTTAAGGAAAAATCATGGCAATATCAAAAAAAACGGCGGTTAAGACGAAAGCAATTTGGGCAATTGGGCTTGGCGCAATTTTGCTTAGCGGTTGTAGCAACTCACAAAAAGACGGCATAGAAAACTCAGCCTCAACAGATAGCGCGACCTCAAGTGAGGTGTTGAGGATTGGTACTGAAGGGGCGTATGCACCATTTAACTTCACCAATGCCGATGGCAGTTTGGGCGGCTTTGATGTGGAAATTGCTAACGCCCTTTGCGCGGACATGAAGGTCAAGTGCGAGATTAGCGCTCAAGATTGGGATGGTATTATTCCGGCCCTAAAAGCCGGAAAGTTTGATGCCATTGTCGCGGCGATGTCAGCGACCCCTGAGCGCGCCAAAGAGGTAAGCTTTACCGAGCCGTATTTTAGCAATAGCCTTGTGTTTTTAGCCAAAGACGGCGCAAGCTTTGACCCTGCAAATGAAGCGGACATTAACGCCAACTCAATCGCCGCTCAGCGCTCGACCATCTCCTCGCAGTGGCTTGAAAATGCCTACCCAAAAGCCGACATGAAGCTTTATGATACGCTGAGTAACGCCTTTTTGGATTTGGGTGCAGGGCGCGTTGATGCGATGATTTCAGACCAACTGCCCGCGCTTCAATGGCTAAGCTCGCCGTCTGGCAAAGGCTTTAGCATTAAAGGCGACGCCATCGACATCAACGACCATTTTGCCATTGCGGTGCGACCTGATGATGCCATCAAAGATAAAATCAATCAGTCACTTGCCAATATCAAAGCCGACGGCACTTACGATAAGATTTATCAAAAGTATTTTTCACTCAATTCGGCTGACCGCTCAGCGGATTTCGTATCGCCAGCAGACACGGGAGCGGGTGAAAATTTGCAAGATAACCCAAGCAAATCTTAGTTAAATTGGGGATAGCTACCTAATGATAGGTCACAAAAAACAGCGCCAACTTGGGGCTGTTTTTTTGTTTGTGACTGCCAAGTCTTGTTTATTAAGGCTTTTTTTAAGCCATTGAGCTAAAAAAACGGCAGTTTTTGCGGCGATTTTGCTTGAGAAAATAACATACTTGATAACGAATATGCTAAAATCAGCGCTCATTTTACTCATTAACATACTGTTACCAAAATTTTAATCGCAGCTTTTTAAGTAGGCGGTGTTTTGGGCGGGCGGTTTTTGCCGTTTTGAGTCATCCATCAGACAAAGTGAACCACTGTGATTGATTTACAAGGATTTGGCGGACTACTGCTCAGCGGGGCTTTGGTCACCATTAAGATTACCTTAACCAGCCTTGCCATCGGAATGGTGCTTGGTTTGCTTGGCGCGACTGCTAAGTTGTCCTCAATTTGGATTTTCCGAAAGCTTGCCACCATTTATACGGCAACCATGCGCGGCATTCCTGAGCTGTTGTTGGTGCTGTTTATTTATTTTGGTGGCTCAATGATTTTGATGAGCGCGCTTAAGTCCTTTGGTTATAACAACTACGTTGAAATCAGTGCCTTTTGGGCGGGGGTGATGGCGCTATCGATTGCCTTTGGGGCTTATGCCACTGAGATTTTGCGGATGGCAATTCAAGAAATCCCAGTCGGTCAAAGTGAAGCGGCGCAAGCAATTGGCATGCGACCGCTGCAAATTTTTTATCGCATCACCTTGCCGCAAGTTTGGCAAATTGCGCTTCCTGGTCTTGGCAATTTGTTTTTGGTTTTGCTTAAAGATACGGCGCTGGTGTCGGTCGTTGGGCTTAAAGACATCATGTATCAGTCTTCGCGCGCGGCGCAGTCGACCCAGCAGCCGTTTACCTTTTATATGGCGGCGGCGATTATCTATTTGGGGCTGACAGTGTTGATTACCGGATTTACCATGTGGCTTGAGTGGCGCGCTAATCCGGCGGCAAGGTACGCCAAAAAGCTCGCCAAGCTACCTGCACAAAGCATTGGTAATTAAAGGAGCAGATAATGGATTGGAATTGGCAAGTTATTTTTGACCATATCCCAGATTTGCTCGGTGGGGCGGTGCTGACCGCGCAACTGGTGGTCTTTTCAGGAATTGTCGGGCTGATTTTAGCGCAGTTACGGCTGTCAAAAAGCATGGCGGTGCAAGCGTTGCCGTTTGCTTATATTTTCTTTTTCCGTGGCACGCCGCTGCTGGTTCAAATCTTTTTGATTTATTATGGTTTGGGGCAGTTTGAGGCCGTTCGCAATTCGTTTTTGTGGGAGCCGGTGCTAAGCCAAGCCTATTGGTGCGCCATCATTGCCTTTACCATGAATACCAGTGCTTATTTGGCGGAGATTTTTCGCGGGGCGATTCAAACCATTCCGGTAGGGGAGCTTGAAGCCGCGGACGCCATTGGCATGTCAAAATGGCAAAAGCTGACCCGAATTACCTTGCCGCGCGCCTTTGGCATTGTGATTCCGGCGTACAGCAACGAAGTGATTTTTATGCTCAAAGGCAGCGCCCTTGCCTCAACCATTGCTTTGATGGACATCACCGGCGTTGCCCGAACCATCAGCGCAAGAACTTATACGTTGATGGAGTTGTTTTTTGCCGCAGGGGTGATTTATTTGCTGCTGTCTTGGGTGATTTTATTGAGCTTTAGGCTGCTTGAGCAGCGCTTGAACCGCTATATGAGCTATGTGCCGCCTGATGTTCTGACCAAAACCATTCCTTAAGCTATAGTGTTGTTAAGTTTTATCAGGGTCTTATCAAGCGCTTTTTTCAAAAAAGCGCTTATCCGCCAAAGGTAGCAAAGTCAACGCTTTGCAAGCCGTCACTTAAACCTTTATGGACAAGAGTATTGAGCAGGTTAGCAAAGAAAAAAAAGCAAAAAAAAGCCCTGCCAAAGATTGAGCTGGTGACGGACATCAGCTTTCGGCGCGGCGCGGTAGAAGCCGTACCGCTTGGCACATCAAAAGCCGTTGAAACCATGTTCCGTAACGCGCTGCGAACGGAGCTTGATTTGATTGCCTTAGCTGCCACCAAAGCCAACATTATGATTTCGCTAAATGGCATCATCATCTCGGCGCTGATGATTTCAGGGGCGTTTATTTTTGTGTCCTCAGCGGCGTTTTTAATTCCGGCGGGCATGTTTATGTTTACCGCTGCCGCTTCCATCTTTTTCGCCATTCTTGCCGCGGCTCCTGAAAAGGCGAACTATTTTGCTGGATTTTTTGCTTGGGGACGGGCATGGGTTAAAAAAGAAGCCACAAGGCAGGATTTGGCGACCTATTTGTACAAAGCCAATCAGTTTGGCGGCGGTGATAAGGTCAACTTGCTGATAAATAAAGACCGGATGCAGCTGTCGCGCGAGGAATATTGGTGGCAAATGCAAGAGCTGATGCGCGACCGCGACGAAACGTATCATGCGATGAGCGACCAGCTGTATTGGCTTGGGCAG contains:
- a CDS encoding sodium/glutamate symporter, with the translated sequence MEITLNGYYTLILATLVLLLGRFLVKKIKFLEDFNIPEPVAGGLVAAIIVYALNLIWGYSFNFQQDLQTACMLMFFASIGLSADFGRLKAGGMPLLIFTVVVSVFIILQDIVGVGMASILGLDPLMGLVTGSIALTGGHGTAGAWGITLEEQYGVVGATTLGIAAATYGLVAGGVIGGPVARRLIQKMGVKPSLANPNPTDIERVAGQQSLYSTKHSEDEGLDTKEIFEKPDSMRFITASSAIETLALFAAALAFADVMTIVAKDTWFELPTFVWALGGGVIIRNVLTMVFNFDMFDRAIDVFGNAALSLFLAMALLSLKLWQLTDLAGPVLVILLVQTVVMVAYAYFITFRIMGKDYDSAVLAAGHCGFGMGATPTAIANMQAVTDRYLPSPKAFLIVPMVGAFFVDIVNATVLQIFTKLPF
- a CDS encoding glutamate-5-semialdehyde dehydrogenase; translation: MTAQTDDIKSYMTTLGQNARAASRTLAAASTHDKNSALIAIHDALMAAKADILAANKKDVENGEKNNLEPALLDRLELNDARFDAMLQGLKDVASLPDPIGEISDMTYRPSGILLGKMRVPLGVVGMIYESRPNVTLEAASLALKSGNAIILRGGSEAFESNQAIARCIHQGLEASGLPKSSVQVINTTDRAAVGELITMTDFVDVIVPRGGKGLIERISRDARVPVIKHLDGNCHTFIDSEANTDIAIKVSVNAKTHRYGTCNTMETLLVDKEVADKLLPKIAEAIIDADSDMQLRVDDQANAILTANAKLQGHLSPANLDDWDTEYLAPILAVKVVEGLDAAIDHINSHGSHHTDVIITENYSKSQRFIREVDSSSVMINASSRFADGFEYGLGAEIGISTDKIHARGPVGLEGLTSQKWVVYGHGETRV
- a CDS encoding ABC transporter ATP-binding protein; the encoded protein is MIATTDPTQAPDVPNAASAPDVSGTANAPIALEIRDLHKSYGALPVLKGVSLTAYDGDVISILGSSGSGKSTLLRCINLLEKPTQGTILIGNDELRLKVDKSGEMQAADIKQLEKLRASVGFVFQSFNLWPHKTILQNIIEGPTQVLKIKKDQAISEAEVLLRKVGLIDKKDAYPANLSGGQRQRVAIARALAMKPRVLLFDEPTSALDPELVNEVLAVMRELAEEGRTMLIVTHEMRFARDVSSKVVFLHQGVIEEIGTPEQVFDNPTSQRVKDFMASHRN
- a CDS encoding transporter substrate-binding domain-containing protein yields the protein MSTSSVLWSSVTIAAALMLGACSPSTEQNGAASDSSASGKTLRIATEGAYPPFNLTNSDGSLGGFDVDVMNALCKQMNAKCDIVAQDWDGIIPGLLAQKYDAVIAGMSITPERQEKVDFTEPYFANTMVWLTSSNGKFDPNNIQNLTLGGQRSTTPGAYLQDHYEGKNGNTVQLYDSYDNAYLDLKSGRSDAVLAEKVSAKAWLKDNPEGFGITGDEIDNDDNIAIAVRKGDTLKNDFDNALKEIRANGELERIEKAHFDH
- a CDS encoding transporter substrate-binding domain-containing protein, giving the protein MTSNRKFFAKSAVVTLVAAGLLTACSNDSPEAGADSSGDNAQIKIATESSFKPFSYTDANGNLIGYEIDLVNALCDQMNADCEVISQDWDGLIPGLNAKKFDAAIAGMSITPERKEVVDFSDPYFHTGIILIGKKGDNITVDDLKAQPIAAQRATVAAQYLQDKHNEADIKLYDTQDNAYLDLTSGRVRAMMSDKVVGLDWLKTDAGKDYEVKGAEISSDEDAMGIAFQKGNPMISKFNKALAEIKANGTYDNITTRYFGADTKAASAGDDIKDVVVVDDKSADLATAEQ
- a CDS encoding transporter substrate-binding domain-containing protein; this encodes MAISKKTAVKTKAIWAIGLGAILLSGCSNSQKDGIENSASTDSATSSEVLRIGTEGAYAPFNFTNADGSLGGFDVEIANALCADMKVKCEISAQDWDGIIPALKAGKFDAIVAAMSATPERAKEVSFTEPYFSNSLVFLAKDGASFDPANEADINANSIAAQRSTISSQWLENAYPKADMKLYDTLSNAFLDLGAGRVDAMISDQLPALQWLSSPSGKGFSIKGDAIDINDHFAIAVRPDDAIKDKINQSLANIKADGTYDKIYQKYFSLNSADRSADFVSPADTGAGENLQDNPSKS
- a CDS encoding ABC transporter permease, with the translated sequence MIDLQGFGGLLLSGALVTIKITLTSLAIGMVLGLLGATAKLSSIWIFRKLATIYTATMRGIPELLLVLFIYFGGSMILMSALKSFGYNNYVEISAFWAGVMALSIAFGAYATEILRMAIQEIPVGQSEAAQAIGMRPLQIFYRITLPQVWQIALPGLGNLFLVLLKDTALVSVVGLKDIMYQSSRAAQSTQQPFTFYMAAAIIYLGLTVLITGFTMWLEWRANPAARYAKKLAKLPAQSIGN
- a CDS encoding ABC transporter permease, whose protein sequence is MDWNWQVIFDHIPDLLGGAVLTAQLVVFSGIVGLILAQLRLSKSMAVQALPFAYIFFFRGTPLLVQIFLIYYGLGQFEAVRNSFLWEPVLSQAYWCAIIAFTMNTSAYLAEIFRGAIQTIPVGELEAADAIGMSKWQKLTRITLPRAFGIVIPAYSNEVIFMLKGSALASTIALMDITGVARTISARTYTLMELFFAAGVIYLLLSWVILLSFRLLEQRLNRYMSYVPPDVLTKTIP